In one window of Leptospira sp. GIMC2001 DNA:
- a CDS encoding alpha/beta hydrolase: MKFSSNYLPTLIIIFFSSILIHCPKEPELSTLLNQRLVNSYDTSAAIDIYFTTLRKERVLSSKGCSNSYYSSSAGAELRYGSCKVNVPAEHNIGSLDQSVLGSKDKFFQMMSLQEMDASSYSAAVNLLPSKEIIVFVHGFNVPFEEAIYRAAQIKYDIKFPGSMFVYSWAAGEDSDSFIGQLFIKGIYETNFQNAINSRASFRAFLDSLDASGKTIHLIVHSMGHQIVLPVLAEKSKGTSSPFIKELILNAPDYDYQEFNDLSQAIKKSSNRVTLYCSKGDNALIASQKVNGKPRAGMCGRFPGMDVINVNEVDDPVFGFGGLGHGYYSSRPILTDIYQVLLGIDVEKRLFIRKSGSGNSENFVIRK; the protein is encoded by the coding sequence ATGAAATTTTCTTCTAACTATTTACCTACTCTAATCATTATTTTCTTTTCTTCTATTCTCATCCACTGTCCAAAAGAACCAGAACTCTCTACTCTCTTGAATCAAAGATTGGTAAATAGCTACGACACATCCGCTGCCATAGATATTTATTTTACAACACTGAGAAAAGAAAGGGTTCTGTCTTCGAAAGGATGTTCCAATTCTTATTATTCATCAAGTGCAGGTGCTGAACTTCGCTATGGATCCTGCAAAGTGAATGTTCCAGCTGAACACAATATTGGCAGCTTAGATCAATCTGTTCTCGGTTCTAAAGATAAATTTTTCCAAATGATGTCTCTCCAAGAAATGGATGCAAGTAGTTATAGTGCAGCCGTAAATCTTCTTCCATCCAAAGAAATCATTGTCTTTGTTCATGGATTCAATGTACCATTTGAAGAAGCAATATACAGAGCAGCACAAATCAAATACGATATAAAATTTCCTGGTTCTATGTTTGTATACTCATGGGCCGCTGGTGAAGACAGTGACTCATTCATTGGTCAATTATTTATCAAAGGAATCTATGAAACCAATTTTCAGAATGCAATCAATTCACGTGCTTCTTTTCGAGCATTCTTGGATAGTCTTGATGCCTCTGGTAAAACCATCCATTTAATCGTGCATTCTATGGGTCACCAAATCGTCCTTCCTGTACTTGCAGAGAAATCAAAAGGTACATCGTCGCCTTTTATCAAAGAATTGATTCTGAACGCTCCCGACTATGACTACCAAGAATTCAATGATCTATCACAAGCGATTAAGAAATCAAGTAATCGTGTAACACTCTATTGTTCCAAAGGGGATAACGCACTAATCGCAAGCCAAAAAGTAAATGGTAAACCACGTGCTGGAATGTGCGGAAGGTTTCCGGGAATGGATGTAATCAATGTAAATGAAGTTGATGATCCAGTTTTTGGATTTGGTGGACTCGGACATGGATACTATTCCTCTCGCCCTATTTTAACGGATATCTATCAAGTTCTATTGGGGATCGATGTAGAGAAGCGTCTGTTCATTCGTAAGTCAGGATCAGGGAATTCAGAAAATTTTGTAATTCGAAAGTAG
- a CDS encoding diaminopimelate decarboxylase → MQAIEKLKFLNPEQVRSIGETFGTPIFIYSQKELEKRCDEALAFPNAYGLSVRYAMKANPNANILKIMRKKGIGIDASSEYEVFRALKAGFLPHEIMLTSQEEAKDLKSIIESGVLFNACSLKQLENYGKLFPGTKISVRFNPGLGSGHTKKTGVGGVTSSFGIWHEKISEIKTIVDRYKLIVDKVHTHIGSGSDPEVWKAVAHYTLEYAEIFPTCTIVSLGGGYKVGRMADEKSTNLQEIGKPVLELFEEFNKKFSRKLKLEIEPGTYFVATVGAILTRIDDIVDTGSKGFTFLKLDTGMDSNTRPSLYAAKHPMVVVPKSGELEGATKDYVVVGHCCESGDVFTQKEGGEPITRTMREAEVGDYVVMEGAGAYCSSMSTKNYNSFPETPEVLIDLANKVHLIRKKQTLDQIFANEIII, encoded by the coding sequence ATGCAAGCAATAGAAAAACTAAAATTTCTTAACCCAGAACAAGTTCGAAGTATCGGCGAAACTTTTGGCACTCCCATTTTTATCTACTCTCAAAAGGAACTTGAGAAGAGATGTGACGAAGCACTCGCATTTCCCAATGCCTATGGACTGAGTGTTCGATACGCGATGAAAGCCAATCCCAATGCAAACATTCTTAAGATCATGCGAAAAAAAGGAATTGGAATTGATGCCTCTTCAGAATACGAAGTGTTCCGAGCTCTAAAGGCTGGATTTCTTCCGCATGAAATTATGCTTACATCACAAGAAGAAGCAAAGGATCTCAAATCAATTATCGAATCGGGAGTTCTCTTTAATGCATGTTCTCTAAAACAACTAGAGAACTATGGAAAGTTATTTCCAGGCACAAAGATATCTGTTCGATTCAATCCTGGTCTCGGATCAGGTCACACAAAAAAGACCGGTGTTGGTGGAGTCACTTCCTCCTTTGGAATCTGGCATGAAAAAATTTCTGAGATCAAAACCATTGTTGATAGATACAAATTGATCGTAGATAAAGTTCACACTCATATTGGATCTGGTTCAGATCCGGAAGTTTGGAAGGCTGTTGCCCATTACACATTGGAATATGCTGAGATTTTCCCAACTTGCACGATCGTGAGTTTAGGTGGCGGATATAAAGTTGGGCGTATGGCAGATGAGAAAAGTACTAACCTCCAAGAAATTGGAAAACCAGTACTTGAGTTATTTGAAGAATTCAATAAAAAGTTTTCTCGTAAACTGAAACTGGAAATTGAACCAGGAACTTATTTTGTAGCGACAGTCGGGGCAATACTCACTCGAATCGATGATATTGTTGATACGGGTAGTAAAGGTTTTACTTTCTTGAAATTGGATACTGGAATGGACTCCAACACAAGACCTAGTCTTTATGCAGCAAAGCATCCAATGGTTGTTGTTCCTAAATCGGGCGAATTAGAAGGTGCAACAAAAGATTATGTTGTGGTCGGACACTGCTGCGAATCAGGGGATGTTTTCACACAAAAAGAAGGTGGAGAGCCTATAACACGGACTATGCGAGAAGCGGAAGTCGGTGACTATGTTGTGATGGAAGGTGCGGGTGCCTATTGTTCATCTATGTCAACTAAGAATTACAATTCTTTTCCTGAGACTCCGGAAGTTCTTATTGATCTTGCCAATAAAGTTCATTTGATTCGAAAAAAGCAAACTCTAGATCAGATTTTTGCCAATGAAATCATCATCTGA
- a CDS encoding LysM peptidoglycan-binding domain-containing M23 family metallopeptidase, producing MLITKRDTTSLGREIFKTRNFRIIRTSSLDFHYFFANQKKIVQGHIDLRKKKYRLIPLFITSFTITFFLGFGLEQSSARMEPSQLKNSASSIVSEENDEIDKDAKRGDERFLQDSEEKKWAVLRASEIESDQKEKARKLKVTAYRVLKNETLSEIANKFKVSIDSIAGSSGINPDDTIFHGQILQIPNKQGLLYKFKKGDSLAKVADFYKVKIEDVTIENGNQDYDFVKVGQKLFLPGAVIPEPKPKWVVPVASRIITSGYGYRTFPRKKFHEALDLKANYETVTAARKGKVIYAGWMGGYGNTVVIEHDSDYKTLYAHNSKIYVKSGDYVQGGHKISRSGCTGFCFGPHVHFELIHKGKNINPTKVLKGLSYKK from the coding sequence ATGTTGATTACGAAACGAGATACAACTAGTCTTGGCCGGGAAATTTTCAAAACTCGTAATTTTCGTATTATTCGAACAAGTTCTCTTGACTTTCACTATTTTTTCGCGAACCAAAAGAAGATCGTCCAAGGACATATCGATCTCCGTAAGAAAAAATACAGACTCATTCCCCTTTTTATCACATCCTTTACAATTACATTTTTTCTAGGCTTTGGATTGGAACAATCCAGTGCGAGAATGGAACCGAGTCAACTTAAGAATTCGGCAAGTTCAATCGTCAGTGAAGAGAATGATGAGATTGATAAGGACGCCAAACGTGGTGATGAACGTTTTCTCCAAGATTCTGAAGAGAAGAAATGGGCTGTTCTCAGGGCAAGTGAGATCGAATCTGATCAGAAAGAAAAAGCACGCAAACTGAAAGTAACTGCTTACCGAGTTCTTAAAAACGAAACACTTTCTGAGATCGCAAACAAATTCAAAGTAAGCATTGATTCAATTGCAGGCTCATCGGGAATCAATCCGGATGATACAATCTTTCATGGTCAAATCCTACAAATCCCCAACAAACAAGGATTATTGTATAAATTCAAAAAAGGGGATTCACTTGCAAAGGTTGCAGATTTTTATAAAGTAAAAATTGAAGACGTTACAATAGAAAATGGCAATCAAGACTATGACTTTGTAAAAGTGGGACAGAAATTATTTCTTCCAGGTGCAGTAATTCCGGAACCCAAGCCAAAATGGGTTGTCCCTGTTGCCTCTCGCATTATTACCTCAGGATATGGATATCGAACTTTTCCTAGAAAGAAATTTCATGAAGCACTCGACTTAAAGGCTAACTACGAAACTGTTACAGCTGCAAGAAAAGGTAAAGTCATCTATGCTGGATGGATGGGTGGTTACGGCAATACTGTAGTTATAGAACATGATAGTGATTACAAAACTCTCTATGCTCACAATTCGAAAATATATGTAAAATCTGGTGACTATGTGCAAGGTGGTCACAAAATTTCTAGATCGGGTTGTACAGGTTTTTGTTTCGGTCCACATGTGCATTTTGAACTCATTCACAAAGGCAAAAACATCAATCCAACCAAAGTACTAAAAGGTCTTTCTTACAAAAAGTAA
- a CDS encoding IspD/TarI family cytidylyltransferase has product MGNIYAILLAGGEGKRLGADKPKQFLKLGTESLLQRSVRRFRSWGFLKSIVVVGNKDYLIETETEIGDLLEYGDSITEGGVTRHESCIAGIEHSQASAGDYIFIHDVARPFFLHSELDELLKVAQEYGSATLAMPASDTLIFGNKYAEKTIDREGVWQIKTPQILSYDLYIELVQESLSPPHPTDLCTWCLLNDKKTGIVKCTVENIKITYPTDLEVADSMLSRLQSLGSDFQ; this is encoded by the coding sequence TTGGGCAATATTTATGCTATTCTTCTCGCGGGTGGCGAAGGCAAAAGACTCGGAGCTGATAAACCTAAGCAATTTTTAAAGTTAGGTACAGAGTCTCTACTGCAGCGATCCGTGCGAAGATTCCGCTCTTGGGGTTTTCTTAAGTCGATTGTAGTTGTGGGCAACAAAGATTATCTAATAGAGACCGAAACTGAGATCGGTGATTTATTAGAATATGGTGATTCTATTACAGAAGGCGGCGTCACTCGACATGAATCTTGCATTGCCGGGATTGAACATTCGCAAGCGAGCGCGGGAGATTATATCTTCATTCATGATGTAGCTAGACCATTCTTTCTTCATTCAGAATTAGATGAATTGCTTAAGGTTGCACAAGAATATGGATCGGCAACGCTTGCAATGCCTGCATCCGATACCCTTATCTTTGGTAATAAATATGCTGAGAAAACAATAGATCGAGAAGGTGTATGGCAAATAAAAACACCGCAGATTCTATCTTATGATCTTTATATAGAACTAGTTCAAGAATCGCTGTCGCCACCTCATCCAACGGATCTATGCACATGGTGTTTGTTAAATGATAAAAAAACCGGTATTGTCAAATGCACAGTGGAAAATATAAAAATTACCTATCCTACTGACTTAGAAGTTGCCGATTCGATGCTATCTCGTCTGCAATCTTTGGGTTCGGATTTTCAGTAA
- a CDS encoding penicillin-binding protein 1A: protein MKKEPIGLFSKYFIVKFRDAFAGILQNGTNINRLFLVLGILISLNILFIIANVRDFFRLDDAIKFEEPSSLYGVNTKGEYEKIAEFYKFSRVLVDLDELPAEDPPLSKDTRNRVIQCFVSSEDNDFYSHIGVDPRGIFRAFFVNLLAGRIKEGASTITQQVARLKFLSQERTISRKAREAWLAILLETHLSKEKIMESYLNEIPLGHGTIGVGAAARFYFRKELKELTWGEAAMLSSLTTRPSQFSPLVNPHESLAKVRIVFRRLVENGRMDVATAEKEYEDFLEFYQNLNRSPNDSAFSDRLNRFPYPTEYIRKKLINSLGSKKLYSGGLKIYSTINIQHQIEAEKALKATLKTQTIESNQKAFRKVDVFDDEFGAAYELISLLSDTNDFRFKISRSERTFRSFFQEELRDELSTLNFLAGAENVSDIIERNYVNQSTEDHLLPVEGSLISMRPETGHITAIVGGSGFRSDNQQIRSFQAYRQPGSSFKPILFSSVIDYFGKNPDPEKNITAASQFLDSPLQYLMEDGDEWSPENYSSEYSGFILLREALELSKNSVAVRVLEQIGLSKILPSIQELVQVNRDLPGNYSISLGSFELTPFELTTIYATFASKGKTVNPISVLFVEDGSGKIIKDFRKDFTESDRKQVISQETAFIITSMMEGVIKKGTGKGALSYGLDRPAVGKTGTTNNFRDAWFVGYTPELVASVWVGYDTGTISLGRGVTGGTIAAPTWGRFMKNALLYEPKKNFEWDDSLKVVRATICTSCGKLPGPDCRETREEYFLPKTVPTEACQEPRGLNYSNTTSVPVAPIKTQKPTTNKQKRKNLFQGDDDISF from the coding sequence ATGAAGAAAGAACCAATCGGACTATTCAGTAAATATTTCATCGTTAAATTTCGGGATGCCTTTGCAGGAATTTTGCAAAATGGCACCAATATAAATAGATTGTTTCTAGTTTTAGGAATTTTGATCTCACTCAATATTTTATTTATAATCGCAAATGTGCGCGACTTTTTTCGACTAGACGATGCTATAAAATTCGAAGAGCCCTCTTCTCTTTATGGCGTTAACACCAAAGGCGAATACGAAAAGATTGCAGAATTCTATAAGTTCTCTCGCGTGTTGGTCGATCTAGATGAATTGCCCGCAGAAGATCCGCCACTTTCGAAAGACACAAGAAATCGAGTCATTCAATGCTTTGTATCATCTGAAGACAATGATTTCTACTCTCATATTGGAGTTGATCCAAGAGGAATTTTTCGTGCATTCTTTGTAAACTTGCTTGCGGGCAGAATCAAAGAAGGTGCATCCACAATCACCCAACAGGTTGCAAGACTTAAATTTTTATCACAAGAAAGAACGATTTCTAGAAAAGCAAGAGAGGCTTGGCTTGCCATTCTACTCGAAACCCATCTTTCCAAAGAAAAAATCATGGAAAGTTATCTCAACGAGATTCCACTCGGACATGGAACCATAGGCGTCGGTGCAGCAGCACGTTTTTACTTTCGTAAGGAATTAAAAGAACTTACATGGGGTGAGGCGGCAATGCTTTCGAGTCTCACGACTCGCCCTTCTCAATTCAGTCCATTGGTGAATCCGCATGAGTCTTTAGCGAAAGTACGAATTGTATTTAGGCGACTTGTAGAAAATGGCAGAATGGATGTGGCAACTGCCGAGAAAGAATATGAAGATTTTCTAGAATTCTATCAGAATCTCAACCGATCGCCTAACGATAGTGCTTTTTCGGATAGACTCAATCGTTTTCCTTATCCAACAGAATATATTAGAAAGAAATTAATCAACAGTCTTGGTTCGAAGAAATTGTATAGCGGTGGACTCAAAATTTATTCCACTATCAATATCCAGCACCAAATAGAAGCAGAAAAAGCACTCAAAGCAACTTTAAAGACTCAGACCATAGAATCCAACCAGAAAGCTTTTCGAAAAGTTGATGTATTCGATGATGAATTCGGTGCAGCCTATGAGCTTATATCTCTTCTCTCCGATACAAATGACTTTCGATTCAAAATATCGAGATCCGAGAGAACATTTCGTTCGTTCTTCCAAGAAGAACTCCGGGATGAACTATCCACTCTGAATTTCCTTGCTGGTGCCGAAAATGTATCTGATATAATCGAAAGAAACTATGTGAATCAATCCACAGAAGATCATCTATTGCCAGTGGAAGGATCCCTCATTTCGATGAGACCAGAGACAGGTCATATAACAGCCATAGTTGGTGGATCAGGATTCAGGTCCGACAACCAACAGATTCGTTCCTTCCAAGCATATAGGCAACCTGGTTCTTCTTTTAAGCCCATACTATTTAGTTCTGTGATCGATTATTTTGGTAAGAATCCAGATCCCGAAAAAAACATTACAGCTGCTTCTCAATTCCTGGATTCTCCCTTGCAATATCTTATGGAAGATGGAGATGAATGGTCACCCGAAAACTACAGTTCCGAATATTCAGGATTTATATTATTGCGTGAAGCCTTAGAACTATCTAAGAACAGTGTTGCCGTTCGAGTCTTGGAACAGATTGGTCTAAGCAAGATCCTTCCCTCGATTCAAGAATTGGTTCAAGTCAATCGTGATCTACCAGGCAACTACAGTATATCGCTTGGAAGTTTTGAGTTAACACCTTTTGAGCTAACAACAATATATGCAACATTTGCTTCAAAAGGTAAAACTGTAAATCCTATCTCTGTTCTATTTGTTGAAGATGGAAGCGGTAAAATTATAAAAGATTTTAGAAAAGATTTTACTGAATCCGATCGCAAGCAAGTTATATCACAAGAGACTGCTTTCATAATAACGAGTATGATGGAAGGTGTAATCAAAAAGGGTACTGGTAAAGGTGCTTTAAGTTACGGACTTGACAGACCAGCTGTTGGCAAAACGGGAACTACAAATAACTTTCGAGATGCCTGGTTTGTTGGTTATACTCCAGAACTGGTTGCAAGTGTATGGGTTGGATATGATACGGGAACCATATCCCTTGGACGAGGTGTCACTGGTGGCACTATCGCTGCTCCAACTTGGGGACGGTTTATGAAAAATGCTCTTCTCTATGAACCCAAAAAGAATTTTGAATGGGATGATAGTCTCAAAGTCGTTCGCGCAACAATTTGCACAAGCTGCGGCAAGCTTCCAGGGCCAGACTGTCGCGAAACTCGTGAAGAATATTTCCTTCCTAAAACTGTTCCAACCGAAGCCTGCCAAGAACCAAGAGGATTGAACTACAGCAATACTACTTCTGTTCCTGTGGCACCGATAAAAACTCAGAAACCTACTACAAATAAACAAAAACGCAAGAACCTTTTCCAAGGTGATGATGATATTTCCTTCTAA
- a CDS encoding bactofilin family protein: MAQGKDSINSVIGQGSIFEGKFYIAGSLKIDGKFEGDIKTDEALYIGETGKVKTNIAAKEVTVSGTLIGNIRAENEVRLEETGRMLGDIQTPYLDLAKGVVAKGNITITGGQKKDVKKIVEESFGGPRPLEGKE, translated from the coding sequence ATGGCACAGGGAAAAGATTCAATCAACAGCGTAATCGGACAAGGTTCGATTTTTGAAGGTAAATTTTATATCGCAGGGTCTCTTAAGATCGATGGCAAATTCGAAGGTGATATCAAAACCGACGAAGCACTCTACATCGGTGAGACAGGAAAGGTGAAGACCAATATCGCTGCAAAAGAAGTAACAGTCTCTGGCACGCTGATCGGTAACATCCGAGCAGAAAACGAGGTTCGACTCGAAGAAACAGGAAGAATGCTTGGAGATATCCAGACACCTTACCTTGATCTAGCTAAAGGTGTAGTTGCGAAAGGCAATATCACAATCACTGGCGGACAGAAAAAAGATGTTAAGAAAATCGTAGAGGAATCTTTCGGCGGTCCTAGACCACTTGAGGGCAAGGAATAG
- a CDS encoding zinc dependent phospholipase C family protein has protein sequence MAEKITHIESLSQVIKHLEHGSTVQRRIASLLKREDVRNYANLGSVAPDIFYFYHVLSPKRTRKASVWGDRSHHSKVAELVFSFLDRVSDTEESLFRDRFLAFTLGYICHCVVDVITHPYIFYISGDYYNKDPKVAYDAQLNHMRVEYGLDSFLIHHRWGLTPREYDFPHYIDIRHKLSTKGKKMDTMLWKFWIDSLRETYPREFSREYIGSYNKIIAGDILNESYLGFYTMSKVVDSRSSFVRGFLKFVDAVSFHKVKSSVLLLPLKENIDPRIMNHEKNTWTYPSLPDKKSDDSFIELLNQAVLLSKDILTVAYEYAESPSEKERENLLAKYSGYNLDTGLQDDISNMKEFSPLV, from the coding sequence ATGGCAGAAAAAATAACTCATATTGAGTCACTAAGCCAAGTAATCAAACATCTAGAACATGGAAGCACAGTTCAGAGAAGGATTGCATCTCTCCTCAAGCGAGAAGATGTGAGAAACTATGCAAATTTAGGATCAGTTGCCCCAGATATTTTTTATTTCTACCATGTCTTATCTCCCAAGAGAACAAGAAAAGCAAGTGTATGGGGTGATAGATCCCATCATAGTAAAGTTGCAGAACTGGTTTTTTCTTTTTTGGATCGAGTGTCCGACACAGAGGAATCACTGTTTCGTGATCGTTTTCTTGCCTTTACATTAGGCTATATCTGCCATTGTGTTGTTGATGTTATTACTCATCCCTATATTTTTTATATCTCAGGTGACTACTATAACAAAGATCCTAAGGTAGCCTACGATGCCCAACTCAATCATATGAGAGTAGAATACGGACTAGATTCTTTTCTCATCCATCATCGTTGGGGACTCACTCCAAGGGAATATGATTTCCCGCATTATATTGATATTCGCCACAAGCTCTCAACCAAAGGCAAAAAAATGGATACAATGTTATGGAAATTCTGGATTGATTCACTAAGAGAAACCTATCCTAGAGAATTCAGTCGCGAATACATTGGATCGTACAATAAAATCATTGCGGGTGATATACTCAATGAATCCTACTTGGGTTTTTATACGATGAGTAAAGTTGTGGATAGTAGAAGTAGCTTTGTTCGTGGATTTTTGAAATTTGTGGATGCAGTTTCTTTTCATAAAGTGAAATCTTCCGTGCTTTTATTGCCACTCAAAGAAAATATTGATCCAAGAATCATGAACCATGAGAAAAATACTTGGACCTACCCTTCTCTTCCAGATAAAAAATCAGACGACTCATTTATAGAATTGTTGAACCAAGCTGTATTACTTTCGAAAGATATATTGACTGTAGCTTATGAATATGCAGAGTCACCATCAGAGAAAGAACGAGAGAATCTTTTGGCCAAATATTCTGGATACAATCTCGATACTGGCCTTCAAGATGATATTAGTAATATGAAGGAATTTTCACCTTTAGTATAA